GGCGCTGCTGAAAGTGACCGTCATCCTGGTCGATGGAAGCCTCTTCATATCAAAGAATATATCGATGCAATGTACGGCATTGAGGTGGTCAGCTATGGATATCAATACCAGGACATAAATGGCAGCCTGCACTTCCGATATGACAATGCCCGTCACAAGCCAGAACTACAATTTAAAGAACATAAGCATTTGCCAGGCAACAAGATCATTGAAGCACCACCTTCGGATATTTCAGAACTTGTAGATGAAGTTATCAGTTTCTTGTGAACGTTAACAAAAGGAA
This DNA window, taken from Desulfonatronovibrio magnus, encodes the following:
- a CDS encoding toxin-antitoxin system TumE family protein, encoding MYGIEVVSYGYQYQDINGSLHFRYDNARHKPELQFKEHKHLPGNKIIEAPPSDISELVDEVISFL